DNA from bacterium:
TTATCAATGAAATCATGTTCAGTTCGTTTTCAGATGAACCGGAATACATTGAGTTATATAATCCCGGAGATTCAGCCATATCTTTGTCAAACTGGGTATTGCAAATTAATGACGATAAGATGCTTATTACGCAATCATCAGTTTCAGTAGCCCCGAAAGCATACATTGTCATAGCACAAAACAAAACCTTTTCAGACCGATTTGATCTCAATACGGACCGGATCATCGTTCCTTCTTCATGGAAAACTTTACAAAATACAGGCGCAAGAATTATCCTTCGAGATTGGATCGGATCAGCAATCGACAGCGTCGACTATCTGGCGTCGTGGGGCGGCGGCGAGGGTATCGCTCTTGAAAAGATTAATCCAACGGCTAATGCAAGTCAAGCTGTTAACTGGGGCTCTTGCGTCTTTATCGAAGGCGGTACTCCGGGTGAAGTCAACAGTATTTTTGCCGGTGGACAGCAACCGAAAAAAATTAAACTCAGCGCTACACCGAATCCTTTTTTCATCGATCGTAACGAAGAAACAAAAATTATTATTGAACTACCGGTTACACAAGCACGCGTCACTCTGAAAATTTATGACCATCAAGGTCGTCACATTCGAACGCTGCTCAATAATGCACCAACAGGTGTTTATAGAGAAGTGTCTTGGGATGGGAAAGATCAGCAGAACCGTTTTGTCAGGATGGGAATTTATGTTATGTATCTTGAGGTCATTGACGAAATTACAGGATTCAATAAAAATGCAAAAAAAACGGTGGTGGTTGGAAGGAAATTGTGATCACATTAAAAATAGCCCGATAAAAAAACGCTGCGAGCATCTGACTGCAGCGTTTTTTATTTTCTTATGAATTCGAATAACTAATGATGGTGCCCTCCGGCTCCGTGAACATGGCCATGACTGAGTTCTTCAGCGGTAGCTGGTCTTACGTTGACTACGGCCACATCGAAATTCAATGTCATGTCAGCCAGAGGATGATTCCCGTCAAGTGTTACTTCATCGTCCGTGACTTCCACCACCGTCATGACACGCGGCCCTTCGGCGGTTTGGATTTGAAATTGATTTCCTATTTCAACGCCTTCCATGTCCCCGAACGCACTCATAGGCACTACCTGCATCAGTGATTCTTCCCAAATACCGTAAGCATCTTCCGGTGGAATCGATACTTTGAATATGTCGCCTGCAACGCGTCCTTCCATGGCCGTTTCCAATCCGGTAATAATATTACCAATACCCTGAATATAGGATAACGGTTCATGACCTTTCGAAGTATCCAAAATTTCGCCGTCGTCGTTAGTAAGCGTGTAGTCGATCGTCACAACCGTATTTTTTGCTACTTGCATGATAAAACCTTCCGAATTAAGACGCTTTTCCAAGCGTCAGTTTAGCCTTAAATTTTTTCTTTTCGCGAACAATTTCCATATCCACTACGTCACCAACGCGTAAATCATCTCCGAGAATGATTTTTTGAAAGTCGTATTCATTGTTTACGTTTTTCCCGTTCATCGTCAGAATCACATCGCTAACCTTCAAACCTGATTTTTCAGCCGGACCGTTTTTTTCGACTTCTGATACCACAATGCCGCGAACATCGCCAACCCCGAGGTATTGCGCAATCATACGATCAACCGACTGATACTTGAATCCCATTGTAAATGTCCGGTCAACGGCACCCTTTTCTTTCAGCTCCTTCAGAATTTTATTGATACGATTGATAGGAATGGCAAAACCGATTCCAATGCTGGTTTTTGCATTGGTACTTCCGCTATAGATAAACGTGTTAATTCCTATCACTTCACCAAGCGCATTCACCAACGGACCGCCGCTATTGCCGCCGTTAATGGCCGCATCTGTTTGGATCATGTTCTGATAAACATGCTGGCCGTCTACCATGCCGAAATCCCGTTGCGTAGCGCTGATGACGCCCACCGTTACCGTCGGCTGGTTGTTAATATCAAAAAGACCGAACGGGTTTCCCAGAGCAATCACCCATTCGCCGATAATCAAATCGTCGGAATCGCCGAATTTCAGAAACGTTAATTTTCTATCGGGATTAACTTTTAACAGCGCAAGATCAGTCGTTTGATCTAAGCCGACGATTTGCGCAGGATATTTAGAGCCATCAGTCAGCGTAATCAAAATTTCTACTGCACCTTCGACAACGTGCTGGTTCGTCAAAATATATCCGTCTTCGGAAATAATAAATCCCGACCCCAAACCCTTCACTTTATCGTAATATTTCTGCTTAGGAAAAAATTGACTGAAAAATTCGTCATTGAAAAACGGATTGCGATACGTGTACTCTTTGATTGAAACCACATTGATACCTACGACGGCCGGAACGACTTTTTTAATCGCGCGCGTCAATGCGTTTTGCCGTGAAAACGTCACATCATCCTGTGAAACAACAGACATGACGGACACAATCAGAAAAACCAATCCGAAAAACAAGCGTTTCATAAATACTCTACCTCAATTAAAAATAAAAATGCGTTCGATGATTCAACGACCAAATACATTTCAAAGTTTCAACCTATCGAACGCACGTAAATGATTAACTATTTTCCGCTTTTCATTTTTTCCCAGTCAGACAAGAATTTTTTCAATCCAATATCCGTCAACGGATGTTGAATCAATTGTTCGATCACTTTAAACGGCATAGTACAGACATGAGCGCCGATTTGGCAAGCTTCGACGACATGCATCGGATGCCGCACGCTGGCCACCAACACTTGCGTTTTATAATCATAATTGTGGTACACCGTAACAATTTCCTGGATCAGTTGCATACCGTCGGTGCTGATATCATCTAAACGACCCACAAACGGACTGACAAACGTCGCGCCGGCTTTGGCCGCAAGCAGCGCCTGGTTCGGCGAAAAACACAGCGTAACATTAGTCTTAATGCCTTCCGACGTGAAAATTTTACACGCCTGCAATCCGGTCTTGATCAGCGGTAATTTGACGGTTATGTTGGAATGGAGTTTAGCGAGTTCATGACCTTCTTTCAAAATACCGTCAAGATCGGTGCTAACAACTTCGGCCGAAATTGGACCGTCAACGATCTTACAGATTTCCTTGAGTAATTCGATAAAATTGACATTTTTTTCTTTGGCTACAAGCGAAGGATTGGTTGTGACGCCATCCAATACGCCTAAGGATGCGGCTTCGCGAATTTCGTCCAAATTCGCGGTATCAATGAAAAACTTCATAATCCACTCCTTTTATTATATTTGTATTTATGTTTTAAATTTTTATGGGTCTTCAGAAGTTTCACGAAATTAAACTATTCCATTCTGTAATGCAAGGGATTATTCCGATGAAACATGAAGTTTGAGCATCCGATGCATCTTTCACTCTTTCCTTCCATAATTTTTTTACTTATGTTCACGCACTTAAACGAAAGCGACCCATGCATTATAAAGATTCCAAATTCAATCTCGTCAGTGATTATAAGCCCGAAGGCGATCAGATTACGGCTATTCAAAAACTTATCGACGGCATCCGGCGCGGTGATAAACATCAGACGCTGCTCGGTGTTACCGGTTCAGGAAAAACGTTTACCATGGCTAATGTGATCGCTCAAATCGGCAAACCAACGCTGATCATGTCGCATAATAAAACGCTGGCGGCGCAATTGTATGGCGAATTCAAACAATTCTTTCCTGACAACGCCGTCGAATATTTTATCAGTTATTACGATTATTACCAGCCGGAAGCGTATGTTCCTTCCAGCGATACGTTTATCGAAAAAGACATGTCGATCAACGACGAGATTGAAAAGCTTCGGTTGCGCGCCACGAGCTCTCTTTTGGAGCGCAAAGACGTCATTATCGTTGCATCGGTTAGCTGCATATACGGCATCGGGTCGCCGGAAGATTATCGCGATATGTACGTATTTGTAGAAAAAGGCCAAAAAGTCGAGCGCAATAAGATACTCGCCCGTCTCGTGGAAATGCAATATAACCGCAACGATCTTGATTTCAAACGCAGCACGTTCCGTGTACGCGGCGACGTCATCGATATTTATCCGGCATACGAAGATCAATATATCCGCGTCGAAATGTTCGGCGATGAAATCGATCAGATATCGTATCACGATCCGGTTTCCAATAAAGTTCTTCATCGATCGCAAACCGCCATCGTATTTCCGGCAACCCATTTCGTGACGACGGAAAGTAAGCTGCACCAGGCCATTTTGAGAATTCAGGCCGAATTGGCCGAAAGGCTGGAACTACTTCGTTCTCAAAATAAATTACTCGAAGCGCAGCGGCTCGAACAACGAACCAAGTACGATATTGAAATGATGTTGGAACTCGGGTATTGTTCCGGCATCGAAAATTATTCCCGCCACGTCGCCGGACGAGCGGAAGGTGAACGCCCGGCTTGTCTCATCGATTTTTTTCCAAAAGATTTCCTGATGATTATCGACGAATCGCATGCTACGCTCCCACAGGTTCGTGCAATGTATAATGGTGATCGCGCACGCAAACTTACACTTGTCGAGTACGGCTTTCGCCTGCCTTCTGCCTTGGATAATCGTCCGTTGAAATTCGAAGAGTTCGAATCAATGATGAATCAGGTTGTTTACGTCAGCGCAACGCCTGCTGAATATGAGTTACAAAAAGGCGGCGGCGTTATTATCGAGCAAATCATTCGACCAACAGGCTTGATCGATCCGGAAATCGAAGTACGCCCCATCAAAAATCAGATCGACGACCTTATGCACGAAATCCGTCAACGCGTTGAGAAAAACGAACGCGTGCTCGTCACAACGCTTACTAAACGCATGGCTGAAGATCTGACCGAATATTTGTCAAATTTAAAAATCCGTGTCCGGTATATTCACTCTGAAATCGATGCCATTGAACGGATTGACATTTTGCGTGATTTACGGTTGGCTGAATTCGATGTGCTCGTCGGAATTAATCTCTTGCGCGAAGGTCTCGATTTGCCTGAAGTATCTCTGGTGGCTATCATCGACGCCGATAAGGAAGGATTCCTTCGCAGTGAACGTTCACTCATGCAAACGGCAGGGCGCGCGGCGCGGCATATTCACGGTAAAGTGATCTTTTACGCCGATAAAATCACCGAATCTATGCAAAAAGTGATCGACGAAACTGAACGACGTCGAGAACTACAGATTCGATTCAATCAGGAAAAAGGTATTACGCCAAAAACTATCGCCAAATCTAAAGAGCAAATCATGCGTGCAACGTCAGTCGCAGACTATTTCACGTATAAAGAAGAAAACGACTATAAAAAAATGGTTGCTGAGATGGCGCCGGATTATAATGTCATGCTTTCGGCCGAGGATAAAAAACAATTGATCGATAAATTGAAAGCCGAAATGAAAGATGCTGTCAAGAAACTCGAATTTGAAAAAGCAGCTGCATTACGGGATCAATTGACTTTACTCGAAAAATGACCCTTTTGCTTGCGATTAAAAAACCGAGTATCTATATTGGCGTGAAAAAATGAGCATGATACGACGATTCTGTTTAGTATATAGCACCTTTGCGTTGCTGCAATGGGCCGGTTGCGGCGGCTGCCATGACGAGGAGATTTCAAAGGCTTCAGTCTTTTTCCAAAAAGGGCTCCAATTAGAAAAAGAAGGTAACTTTTCATCGGCGGCAGAGGAATATCGTCGTGCAATCGAAGTTTACCCCGATTACACCGAAGCACAATTTCAGTTAGGCAATTTATATGAGAAATTAGGCATTCCGGATAAGGCGCAGCTTCAGTATGAAAAAACAATAGAAATCGATTCAAAGCACAGCCATGCTTATAACAATCTCGGCAACGTATTCGGACAGCAAGGAAAACTTGATGATGCCATCACGGCTTATCGGAAAGCAGTCCAAATTGACCCTTCACTGGCAACGGCTCATTACAACCTTGGGCATAGTCTATTGCTTAAACGGCAATTAAATGACGCTGAACAAGAGTTAAAATCAGCCGCCGAGCTATCGTCTGATCCGAAATATCAAAAGGCGGTAGGGCAATTGTATGTGACACAAGGACGTTTTGATGAAGCTTTGCCTTATTTAGAAAAAGCACATAAGGACAATTCGCAAGATCAGGAAATGTATTATCCCCTGGCCGAAGCTTATGAAAAAATGCAACGGTTTGATGAGGCTATAGCCATATTACAAACCTATAGCGAAATGGTTTCGAATATGGAAGAAAAAATGATCATTCGAACCCGTATCCGTGACCTTAAAATGCAAAAAACCGATTTAAACGTTAAAAATCAAAGACGGGCACTGGCTCGCTAATTTCTAATTTTTC
Protein-coding regions in this window:
- the uvrB gene encoding excinuclease ABC subunit UvrB, which encodes MHYKDSKFNLVSDYKPEGDQITAIQKLIDGIRRGDKHQTLLGVTGSGKTFTMANVIAQIGKPTLIMSHNKTLAAQLYGEFKQFFPDNAVEYFISYYDYYQPEAYVPSSDTFIEKDMSINDEIEKLRLRATSSLLERKDVIIVASVSCIYGIGSPEDYRDMYVFVEKGQKVERNKILARLVEMQYNRNDLDFKRSTFRVRGDVIDIYPAYEDQYIRVEMFGDEIDQISYHDPVSNKVLHRSQTAIVFPATHFVTTESKLHQAILRIQAELAERLELLRSQNKLLEAQRLEQRTKYDIEMMLELGYCSGIENYSRHVAGRAEGERPACLIDFFPKDFLMIIDESHATLPQVRAMYNGDRARKLTLVEYGFRLPSALDNRPLKFEEFESMMNQVVYVSATPAEYELQKGGGVIIEQIIRPTGLIDPEIEVRPIKNQIDDLMHEIRQRVEKNERVLVTTLTKRMAEDLTEYLSNLKIRVRYIHSEIDAIERIDILRDLRLAEFDVLVGINLLREGLDLPEVSLVAIIDADKEGFLRSERSLMQTAGRAARHIHGKVIFYADKITESMQKVIDETERRRELQIRFNQEKGITPKTIAKSKEQIMRATSVADYFTYKEENDYKKMVAEMAPDYNVMLSAEDKKQLIDKLKAEMKDAVKKLEFEKAAALRDQLTLLEK
- a CDS encoding peptidylprolyl isomerase, which codes for MQVAKNTVVTIDYTLTNDDGEILDTSKGHEPLSYIQGIGNIITGLETAMEGRVAGDIFKVSIPPEDAYGIWEESLMQVVPMSAFGDMEGVEIGNQFQIQTAEGPRVMTVVEVTDDEVTLDGNHPLADMTLNFDVAVVNVRPATAEELSHGHVHGAGGHHH
- a CDS encoding trypsin-like peptidase domain-containing protein gives rise to the protein MKRLFFGLVFLIVSVMSVVSQDDVTFSRQNALTRAIKKVVPAVVGINVVSIKEYTYRNPFFNDEFFSQFFPKQKYYDKVKGLGSGFIISEDGYILTNQHVVEGAVEILITLTDGSKYPAQIVGLDQTTDLALLKVNPDRKLTFLKFGDSDDLIIGEWVIALGNPFGLFDINNQPTVTVGVISATQRDFGMVDGQHVYQNMIQTDAAINGGNSGGPLVNALGEVIGINTFIYSGSTNAKTSIGIGFAIPINRINKILKELKEKGAVDRTFTMGFKYQSVDRMIAQYLGVGDVRGIVVSEVEKNGPAEKSGLKVSDVILTMNGKNVNNEYDFQKIILGDDLRVGDVVDMEIVREKKKFKAKLTLGKAS
- a CDS encoding tetratricopeptide repeat protein: MIRRFCLVYSTFALLQWAGCGGCHDEEISKASVFFQKGLQLEKEGNFSSAAEEYRRAIEVYPDYTEAQFQLGNLYEKLGIPDKAQLQYEKTIEIDSKHSHAYNNLGNVFGQQGKLDDAITAYRKAVQIDPSLATAHYNLGHSLLLKRQLNDAEQELKSAAELSSDPKYQKAVGQLYVTQGRFDEALPYLEKAHKDNSQDQEMYYPLAEAYEKMQRFDEAIAILQTYSEMVSNMEEKMIIRTRIRDLKMQKTDLNVKNQRRALAR
- the fsa gene encoding fructose-6-phosphate aldolase codes for the protein MKFFIDTANLDEIREAASLGVLDGVTTNPSLVAKEKNVNFIELLKEICKIVDGPISAEVVSTDLDGILKEGHELAKLHSNITVKLPLIKTGLQACKIFTSEGIKTNVTLCFSPNQALLAAKAGATFVSPFVGRLDDISTDGMQLIQEIVTVYHNYDYKTQVLVASVRHPMHVVEACQIGAHVCTMPFKVIEQLIQHPLTDIGLKKFLSDWEKMKSGK